In a genomic window of Rhopalosiphum maidis isolate BTI-1 chromosome 4, ASM367621v3, whole genome shotgun sequence:
- the LOC113560656 gene encoding LOW QUALITY PROTEIN: glucose dehydrogenase [FAD, quinone]-like (The sequence of the model RefSeq protein was modified relative to this genomic sequence to represent the inferred CDS: deleted 2 bases in 2 codons) codes for MNVKMIEVTIFLMIIQGYHTIIYPTDYASALYEDPTQVTFDFIVVGGGSAGATVAARLSEIPEWNVLLLEAGGDPPELTENPLLWTHNLRTQCDWSFLSEKNPSLFKGMEQERCIISRGFMLGGSSSINAMVYLRGTINDFSQWKNNYGCHGWGYEDVLLYFKKSEDFVDTSRYNPKIHSQGGPLTVTPFETFDPAYKIITDSQELINVIKLDDLNIIKPAVGYGNFDSTTRNGRRCSTLKAFLIPSSSRPNLYVAKYTIVTKVLIKDDVAVGVEFKCSSDEFKSVYCTKEVVICAGPIKSPQLLMLSGIGPKEHLNDHGIPTIKDLPVGFNLQDHMSLPALVFTDRKCRPMEDIINESGDLVKKEISLYSKNIATLGLTNLMTFYKSNDDLDYPDVQIINFRIPFNTTNTFPNKINVFTNMFGYAKEVTNVYDELNLLSDLIVMTPIILQPLSTGRVMLNSINPLDKPKIFLNYLSCDEEIETLLKGIEFIVTLSKTKSMIDAGLVLEELKLSNCADHIWDTRDYWICVIQNLAAPFYHVVGTCRMGSEDDSCSVVDPKLRVKGITGMRVIDSSVMPKIVSANTNAASIMIGEKGSDIIKECYGML; via the exons ATGAATGTTAAAATGATTGAAGTcaccatatttttaatg ATAATACAAGGatatcatacaataatttatccaaCCGATTACGCATCTGCATTATACGAAGACCCCACT CAAGTAACATTCGACTTTATAGTGGTCGGAGGAGGAAGTGCTGGAGCAACAGTAGCTGCTCGTTTAAGTGAAATACCCGAATGGAATGTCTTACTACTGGAAGCTGGAGGTGATCCACCAGAACTAACCGAAAATCCTCTTTTATGGACTCATAATCTAAGGACGCAATGTGATTGGTCATTTTTGTCGGAAAAGAACCCTTCACTTTTTAAAGGAATGGAACAAGAGAGGTGCATTATATCTAGGGGTTTTATGTTAGGTGGATCTTCTTCAATTAATGCAATGGTGTACTTGCGTGGtactataaatgattttagtcAATGGAAAAATAACTATGGTTGTCATGGATGGGGCTATGAAGatgttttactatattttaaaaaatcagaagATTTTGTAGATACA TCTAGATATAATCCGAAAATTCATTCACAAGGTGGACCATTGACTGTGACACCATTTGAAACATTTGATCCAGCTTACAAGATAATTACTGATTCACaggaattaattaatgtaattaaattggacgatttgaatataataaaacctgCTGTCGGTTATGGCAATTTTGATTCAACCACTCGTAATGGCCGTCGATGTAGTACATTGAAAGCGTTTTTAATACCATCAAGTAGTCGTCCAAATTTGTATGTAgcaaaatatactattgttaCCAAGGTTTTAATTAAAGATGACGTAGCAGTGGGGGTAGAATTCAAATGTTCATCAGATGAATTTAAATCagtatattgtacaaaagAAGTGGTAATATGTGCTGGACCTATAAAAAGTCCACAGCTTCTTATGCTTTCTGGAATCGGACCAAAAGAACATTTAAATGATCACGGTATCCCTACCATTAAGGACCTACCGGTAGGTTTTAACTTGCAGGATCATATGTCACTTCCAGCACTAGTATTTACAGATCGTAAATGTAGACCAATGGaggatataataaatgaaagtgGTGATTTGGTGAAAAAAGAAATTAGCctgtattcaaaaaatatagcaACACTTGGTTTAACTAATcttatgacattttataaatcaaatgacGATTTAGATTATCCTgatgtacaaattataaatttcagaaTTCCGTTTAACACAACAAATACTTttccaaacaaaataaatgtatttacaaacATGTTTGGATACGCTAAAGAAGTAACAAATGTATACGATGAATTAAACTTGTTAAGTGACCTTATAGTTATGACACCAATTATTTTACAGCCATTAAGTACTGGCAGAGTTATGTTGAACTCGATCAATCCATTGGAcaaacctaaaatatttttaaattatttatcttgtgATGAAGAAATAGAAACCCTGTTAAAGggtattgaatttattgtaaCGTTATCTAAAACTAAAAGTATGATAGATGCTGGGCTTGTATTAGAGGAGTTGAAATTATCGAATTGTGCTGATCATATTTGGGACACTAGAGATTATTGGATTTGTGTCATTCAGAACTTGGCAGCCCCTTTTTATCACGTTGTCGGTACCTGTAGAATGGGTTCAGAAGACGATTCCTGTTCTGTTGTTGATCCTAAATTAAGAGTGAAAGGAATAACTGGGATGCGGGTAATTGATAGTTCAGTTATGCCGAAAATTGTTTCTGCAAACACAAACGCAGCTTCAATAATGATTGGAGAAAAGGGAagtgatataataaaagaatgtTATGGAAtgctatga